A portion of the Neochlamydia sp. AcF84 genome contains these proteins:
- a CDS encoding transposase — protein sequence MLGQPLQMLGHSFYVAASRLKDELLIVVTNKNPKKAISIYNIRWEIEILFACLKTLGFCLEDTYLTPPERIDRLIFTLSIAFC from the coding sequence GTGTTAGGTCAACCTTTACAGATGCTCGGCCATTCCTTTTATGTAGCTGCAAGCCGCCTAAAAGATGAGCTTTTAATCGTGGTCACTAATAAAAATCCAAAAAAAGCTATAAGCATCTACAACATTAGATGGGAGATAGAGATCTTATTTGCTTGTCTAAAAACGCTAGGCTTTTGCTTGGAAGATACCTATTTAACTCCTCCTGAAAGAATCGACAGGCTAATTTTTACTTTAAGTATAGCTTTTTGCTGA
- a CDS encoding tetratricopeptide repeat protein gives MNLEHTHSSTILPTNTNSFLIAKNNTFDPSNPLATLPLKIFQKIFLSFNNLSEDELRKILDVRSYARVFRQHMPNNVKFLQLYQPQKLHPYLDKLSSHLNQNPFSIDGSHNFLSADRLEENYTHALKLAIQEEDPAQTRLCIEKLGDIYLIKGTQQTLLQAAGLYNYVLHDSSLDEQESIKEKLSKVEILLSKACKGKSLESSLLEEQFENNRKELKKFRDEIEEKIQAFGLDPSPEKVQEIYHEIALWIKTFFKHLVGQAQEVLGSSPCEYAMIGFGSLAREEMTPYSDLEFGILMQEDTFGNRDYFRRLTTLLHLKVINLGETILPALNIPCIKEANFFDSVTPRGFAFDGEGVQGKGCKTPFGNRQTFELIQTPKQMAQYVGKDKKSQWWHEKEPHLPMELLNHTPLLSNGELTKAYDEEIREVLDMAYQKSLDLRHYLAKKHLVLADMKTFNPGMGDPDKHGMLFQVKNDFYRFPHLAIDRLALLKKVTVSDTFTRIDKLSKLGIITQGANEKLKDWMSLALFMRLKTYSHYQAQKEMMNPLLKPFGFEDPNLIKQQFALDHKSLKWIKKIYRIFIPFYQAIEEFLAGNEDELKSSDLEDNSPEMRGNILLRLFQQKKAEKWYLLAKETNPQNVRVLNALARIYYEQGNLDRAKEYLNKALTIGRQLFGENHPIMATSYNNLGLIYQDQGKLDKAAEFSNKVLAIVHKLFGDNHPAVAICYNSLGIIYKEQGNLDKAIEYAEKALAINLKLFGENHPALATNYNNLGTIHKGRGNLDKTLEYSAKALAINLKLYGENHPTVATNYNNLGQAYKERGNLDKAVEYVEKALAINRKLFGENHPAVATNYSDLGAIYQEQGHPGKAAEYSHKALAIDLKLFGDNHPTIAIRYSNLGQIYQGQGKLDKAAEYSQKALAIDLKLFGENHPTITIRYSNLGQIYQSQGKLDKAAEYSQKALAIDLKLFGENNPTIAIRYNNLGAIYKDEGNLDKAAEYSQKSLAINFKLFGGNHPAVARNYNNLAAIYKDEGNLDKAAEYAEKGLAIDLKLFGENHPTIAIRYNNLGQIYQGQGKLNKAAEYSQKALAIDFKLFGENHSTVATNYNNLGAIYKDEGKLDKAAEYSHKALAINLTLFGDNHPTMATCYSNLGIIYKKQGKLDKAAEYSHKALAINLKLFGENHSEVAANYSNLGAIYQEQGHLGKAAEYSQKALAIHSKLFGDNHPAVAIRYNNLGQIYQAQGKLDKAAEYSHKALAINLKLFGETHFNVATNYNNLGLIYQEQGNLDKAVEYNAKALAINLKLYGENHPKVAICYDNLGQIYQDQGNLDKAKDYTHHALAINLKLFGENHPEVAICYNNLGAIYKDEGKLSKALKYSHKALAINFELFGENHPTVAIRYSNLGAIYQAQGNLDKAIEYSHKALAINHKHFGENHSKIATNYNNLGEIYQLKGNMEKALECVNHALRIAIDIYGNNHPTVAALVTSQQTLKKET, from the coding sequence ATGAATTTAGAGCATACGCACAGCTCTACTATATTACCCACTAACACTAACTCTTTTCTCATAGCAAAAAATAATACTTTTGACCCATCTAATCCTTTAGCAACTCTACCTTTAAAAATTTTCCAAAAAATTTTTCTTTCTTTTAATAATTTAAGTGAAGACGAATTAAGAAAAATTCTTGATGTAAGAAGCTATGCTCGAGTGTTTAGACAGCACATGCCTAATAATGTCAAATTTTTGCAGCTCTACCAACCTCAGAAACTGCACCCTTATCTTGACAAGCTTTCAAGTCATTTAAATCAAAACCCTTTTTCGATTGATGGTAGTCATAATTTTTTATCGGCAGATAGACTGGAAGAGAACTACACCCACGCTTTAAAACTTGCTATCCAAGAAGAAGATCCTGCTCAGACAAGATTATGTATAGAAAAACTAGGCGATATCTATTTAATAAAAGGAACGCAGCAAACGCTCCTTCAAGCCGCAGGACTTTATAATTATGTCTTACATGATTCATCTTTAGACGAGCAAGAAAGTATTAAAGAAAAGCTATCAAAAGTCGAAATTTTGCTTAGTAAGGCTTGTAAAGGAAAATCTTTAGAATCGTCCTTATTAGAAGAACAATTTGAAAATAACCGGAAAGAATTGAAAAAATTTAGGGATGAAATAGAAGAGAAAATTCAAGCTTTCGGCTTAGATCCTTCTCCTGAAAAAGTCCAAGAAATCTACCATGAGATTGCCTTGTGGATAAAAACTTTTTTTAAACATCTTGTAGGTCAAGCTCAAGAGGTTTTAGGATCCTCGCCTTGTGAATATGCAATGATAGGCTTTGGTTCACTAGCTAGAGAAGAGATGACACCTTACTCAGATTTAGAGTTTGGCATTCTTATGCAAGAAGACACTTTTGGAAACAGAGATTATTTCAGACGTCTAACAACTCTTCTTCATTTAAAAGTGATTAACCTAGGCGAGACAATCTTACCTGCTTTAAATATTCCCTGCATAAAAGAGGCTAATTTTTTTGATAGCGTTACTCCTAGAGGATTTGCCTTTGATGGTGAAGGAGTGCAAGGTAAAGGCTGTAAAACCCCCTTTGGCAATCGCCAAACATTTGAGCTTATCCAAACTCCAAAACAGATGGCCCAATATGTGGGTAAAGATAAAAAAAGCCAGTGGTGGCATGAAAAAGAGCCCCATCTTCCTATGGAATTACTAAACCATACTCCTCTACTAAGCAATGGGGAGTTAACTAAAGCTTATGATGAGGAAATTCGAGAGGTGCTTGATATGGCCTATCAAAAAAGCCTTGATCTGCGTCACTATTTAGCTAAAAAGCACCTTGTGTTAGCTGATATGAAAACTTTTAATCCGGGAATGGGGGATCCAGACAAGCACGGTATGCTTTTTCAAGTTAAAAATGATTTTTATCGGTTTCCTCATTTAGCTATTGACAGGCTAGCTCTTCTTAAAAAAGTAACAGTTTCCGACACTTTTACTAGGATTGATAAGTTAAGTAAGCTAGGGATTATAACACAAGGAGCCAATGAAAAGTTAAAGGATTGGATGAGCCTAGCATTATTCATGCGTCTTAAAACTTATTCTCATTATCAAGCACAAAAAGAAATGATGAATCCTCTCCTTAAGCCCTTTGGATTTGAGGATCCAAATCTTATTAAACAGCAGTTTGCTTTAGATCATAAAAGTTTAAAATGGATAAAAAAGATCTACCGAATCTTTATTCCTTTTTACCAAGCCATTGAAGAATTTTTAGCAGGCAATGAAGACGAACTTAAATCGTCTGATTTGGAGGATAACTCACCAGAGATGCGAGGGAATATACTACTAAGGCTTTTTCAACAAAAAAAAGCAGAAAAATGGTATCTTTTAGCGAAAGAAACAAATCCGCAGAATGTGAGGGTTTTAAATGCTCTTGCAAGGATCTACTACGAACAAGGCAATTTAGATAGGGCGAAGGAATATTTAAATAAAGCTCTTACCATTGGCCGCCAGCTTTTTGGTGAAAATCATCCCATCATGGCAACAAGTTATAACAACCTAGGACTAATTTACCAAGACCAAGGCAAATTAGACAAAGCTGCAGAATTTAGTAACAAGGTCCTTGCTATTGTTCATAAGCTTTTTGGTGATAATCACCCTGCCGTGGCAATTTGTTACAACAGTCTAGGAATAATCTACAAAGAGCAAGGCAATCTAGACAAAGCGATTGAGTATGCTGAGAAAGCCCTTGCTATTAACCTTAAGCTTTTTGGTGAAAATCATCCTGCCTTAGCAACAAATTACAACAATCTAGGAACCATCCACAAAGGCCGAGGCAATTTAGACAAAACGCTAGAATATAGCGCTAAAGCACTTGCCATTAATCTTAAGCTTTATGGAGAAAATCATCCTACAGTGGCAACAAATTACAACAACCTGGGACAAGCCTACAAAGAACGAGGCAACTTAGACAAAGCGGTTGAGTATGTTGAGAAAGCCCTTGCTATTAACCGTAAGCTTTTTGGTGAAAATCACCCTGCCGTGGCAACAAATTACAGCGATTTAGGAGCAATCTACCAAGAACAAGGCCACCCAGGCAAAGCAGCAGAATACAGTCACAAAGCCCTTGCTATTGATCTTAAGCTTTTTGGTGATAATCATCCCACTATAGCAATTCGTTACAGCAATCTAGGACAAATTTATCAAGGCCAAGGCAAATTAGACAAAGCAGCAGAATACAGTCAAAAAGCTCTTGCTATTGACCTTAAGCTTTTTGGTGAAAATCATCCCACCATAACAATTCGTTACAGCAATCTAGGACAAATTTATCAAAGCCAAGGCAAATTAGACAAAGCAGCAGAATATAGTCAAAAAGCCCTTGCTATTGACCTTAAGCTTTTTGGGGAAAACAATCCCACCATAGCAATTCGTTACAACAACCTAGGAGCAATCTACAAAGATGAAGGCAATTTAGACAAAGCAGCAGAATATAGCCAAAAATCCCTTGCTATTAACTTTAAGCTTTTTGGGGGAAATCATCCCGCCGTGGCAAGAAATTACAACAACCTGGCAGCAATCTACAAAGATGAAGGCAATTTAGACAAAGCGGCTGAGTATGCTGAGAAGGGCCTTGCTATTGATCTTAAGCTTTTTGGTGAAAATCATCCCACCATAGCAATTCGTTACAACAACCTAGGACAAATTTACCAAGGCCAAGGCAAATTAAACAAAGCAGCAGAATACAGTCAAAAAGCCCTTGCTATTGACTTTAAGCTTTTTGGTGAAAATCATTCCACCGTGGCAACAAATTACAACAACCTAGGAGCAATCTACAAAGATGAAGGCAAATTAGACAAAGCAGCAGAATACAGTCACAAAGCCCTTGCTATTAACCTTACACTTTTTGGTGATAATCATCCCACCATGGCAACTTGTTACAGCAATCTAGGAATAATCTACAAAAAACAAGGCAAATTAGACAAAGCAGCAGAATACAGTCATAAAGCCCTTGCTATTAACCTTAAGCTTTTTGGTGAAAATCATTCTGAAGTGGCAGCAAATTACAGCAATCTAGGAGCAATCTACCAAGAACAAGGCCACTTAGGCAAAGCAGCAGAATACAGTCAAAAAGCCCTTGCTATTCACTCTAAGCTTTTTGGTGATAATCATCCCGCCGTGGCAATTCGTTACAACAACCTAGGACAAATTTACCAAGCCCAAGGCAAATTAGACAAAGCAGCAGAATACAGTCACAAAGCCCTTGCTATTAACCTTAAGCTTTTTGGTGAAACTCATTTCAACGTGGCAACAAATTACAACAACCTAGGACTAATCTATCAAGAGCAAGGCAACCTAGACAAAGCAGTAGAATATAACGCTAAAGCACTTGCCATTAATCTTAAGCTTTATGGGGAAAATCATCCTAAAGTGGCAATTTGTTACGATAACTTAGGACAAATTTATCAAGATCAAGGCAATTTAGATAAAGCGAAAGATTATACCCACCACGCCCTCGCAATTAACCTTAAGCTTTTTGGGGAAAATCATCCTGAAGTGGCAATTTGTTACAATAACCTAGGAGCAATCTACAAAGATGAAGGTAAGTTAAGCAAAGCGCTAAAATATAGCCACAAAGCACTTGCTATTAACTTTGAGCTTTTTGGTGAGAATCATCCTACTGTGGCAATTCGTTACAGCAATTTAGGAGCAATCTATCAAGCCCAAGGCAACTTAGACAAAGCGATAGAATATAGTCACAAAGCACTTGCTATTAACCATAAGCATTTCGGTGAAAACCATTCCAAGATAGCAACAAATTACAATAACCTAGGAGAGATTTACCAACTAAAAGGAAATATGGAAAAAGCCCTTGAATGTGTCAATCATGCGCTTAGAATTGCTATCGACATCTATGGTAACAACCATCCTACCGTAGCCGCGCTTGTAACCAGCCAGCAAACACTTAAGAAAGAGACATAG